The following coding sequences are from one Nicotiana tomentosiformis chromosome 3, ASM39032v3, whole genome shotgun sequence window:
- the LOC104110223 gene encoding uncharacterized protein — MQLSINQVASNSNNIIWIFWDQEFTGTLLDQDEQQMDIELKHVEAGDIFYISIIDAKCKLSMRIPLWENLKLKSTTSTVCWCVIGDFNVITFMGEKIGGIPYQMKKSIDFINMIEECVLIDLDFYGPRYTWSNGIGPGSIVYKRPDMGMANDNWIISFPDTTITQLASAGFGHSPLLMEMHVIQDNVRKYFRFLKCWTTIWGHLSETKEYEQKIKIEEEKWVTTNDRSDMTALHELQAHLIRGRKRKNFIHKIKDAEGDWIQGDEAIGEAVCDYFEELFTMPGGHIREDLLNCIPIMITNEDNIELSRDPDMKEFKQVVFSMCPSSAAGLDVMNGKFFQSCWEVIKDDLLKVVLALFLEEDA, encoded by the exons ATGCAGCTATCGATAAACCAGGTTGCTTCCAACAGTAATAACATAATTTGGATCTTCTGGGATCAGGAGTTCACTGGTACTCTCTTGGACCAAGATGAACAACAGATGGATATTGAACTGAAGCATGTAGAAGCTGGAGATATCTTTTATATATCAATAATCGATGCAAAATGTAAACTTTCTATGAGAATTCCTCTATGGGAGAATTTGAAACTCAAATCTACTACTTCCACGGTGTGTTGGTGTGTGATTGGAGATTTTAATGTCATTACTTTCATGGGTGAGAAAATTGGAGGGATACCATACCAGATGAAGAAAAGCATTGACTTCATCAACATGATTGAAGAATGTGTCTTGAttgatttggatttttatggccCAAGATACACATGGTCTAATGGAATAGGCCCTGGTTCTATAGTATATAAAAGACCGGACATGGGGATGGCTAATGATAACTGGATAATCTCCTTCCCCGATACAACTATCACACAATTGGCTTCTGCAGGCTTTGGCCATTCACCTCTCCTAATGGAAATGCATGTGATACAAGACAATGTTAGGAAATACTTCAGGTTTCTCAAGTGTTGG ACAACAATATGGGGACATCTTTCAGAAACCAAGGAGTATGAACAGAAGATTAAGATAGAAGAGGAGAAATGGGTTACTACCAATGATCGATCTGACATGACTGCCTTACATGAACTTCAAGCTCA CCTAATCAGaggtagaaaaagaaaaaatttcatCCACAAAATTAAGGATGCAGAAGGGGATTGGATTCAGGGTGATGAGGCTATTGGAGAAGCTGTTTGTGATTATTTTGAAGAGCTCTTCACTATGCCTGGAGGGCACATTAGAGAGGATCTTCTCAACTGTATACCAATCATGATCACTAATGAAGACAATATTGAACTATCCAGAGATCCTGACATGAAAGAATTTAAACAAGTTGTATTTTCCATGTGCCCATCCAGTGCTGCAGGTCTAGATGTGATGAATGGCAAATTCTTCCAATCCTGTTGGGAGGTGATTAAGGATGATCTGCTAAAGGTGGTGCTTGCTTTGTTTTTGGAGGAAGATGCCTAG
- the LOC104110222 gene encoding uncharacterized protein, whose product MATISTKLATGVLHIPSHPHPHHRKPPSLLPTATINFSSFTANSSSSSSSCSNGKVNRLTCKATEVSVAEGSSASGGGDNGRFNWVPVVPLSALPKGERRVIIQDGETILLLWYKDDVFAIENRSPAEGAYSEGLLNAKLTQDGCIVCPTTDSTFYLQNGAIKEWYPNNPVLRVLTPALRNLFVYPVKTDDENIYISMRGGGKVDASAEIVFSGKAQPGVTASDVNVDEVRMVIDEGQEAFGFTGRNELINGKAAVIGFLLLLDFELLTGKGLLKGTGFLDFIYSVSDAFK is encoded by the exons ATGGCCACCATATCCACCAAGTTAGCCACCGGCGTTCTCCACATCCCAtctcacccccacccccaccaccGTAAACCACCTTCTCTCCTCCCTACAGCCACCATTAACTTCAGTTCATTCACAGCCaacagtagtagtagtagtagtagttgtaGCAATGGTAAGGTGAACAGGCTAACATGCAAGGCTACAGAGGTTTCAGTGGCGGAGGGTTCATCGGCGTCGGGCGGAGGGGATAATGGGAGATTCAATTGGGTGCCAGTGGTTCCGCTGTCAGCACTGCCAAAAGGAGAGAGACGTGTAATTATACAAGATGGTGAAACTATACTGTTGCTTTGGTATAAAGATGATGTTTTTGCTATTGAGAATCGTTCCCCTGCTGAAGGTGCTTATAGTGAAGGCCTCCTTAATGCCAAGCTAACACAG GATGGATGTATCGTGTGTCCAACAACAGATAGCACATTTTATCTGCAAAATGGAGCCATCAAAGAATGGTACCCCAATAATCCTGTGTTGAGAGTCCTTACTCCTGCCTTGAGAAATTTGTTTGTTTATCCTGTTAAAACAGACGATGAGAATATCTATATTAGCATGAGAGGAGGCGGAAAAGTTGACGCATCTGCAGAGATTGTTTTCAGCGGAAAGGCTCAACCTGGTGTCACAGCATCTGACGTCAATGTAGACGAG GTAAGAATGGTTATCGACGAGGGTCAAGAGGCCTTTGGATTCACTGGAAGGAATGAGCTGATAAATGGAAAAGCAGCAGTAATTGGTTTCCTATTGCTGTTGGATTTTGAACTCTTGACCGGTAAAGGTCTTCTCAAAGGAACAGGGTTCTTGGATTTCATTTACTCAGTTTCAGATGCTTTCAAATAA